Below is a window of Herbiconiux aconitum DNA.
GCTCCCGGCCCACGCGCGGCGGGATGTGCGAGGCTGTCGGCATGGTTTCGGAAGGCTCCGTGCGCGTCGACAGCTGGCTCTGGGCGGTGCGCGTCTACAAGACGCGGTCGGCCGCCACCGCCGCCTGCCGCGCCGGCCACGTGCGCCTGAACGGCGAACGCGTCAAAGCCGCTCAGAACGTGCGGGTGGGCGACGAGGTGCGGGCCAGGATCAGCGGCTTCGACCGCATCCTCACCGTGCGCGCGCTCGCGGTGAAACGCGGATCGGCGGCCGTCGCCGCCACCTGCTTCACCGACCTCACTCCGCCTCCTCCGCCCCGCGAATCCGTCGCCTTCGTGCCGGTGCGCGACCGCGGAACGGGGCGCCCGACCAAGCGCGATCGCCGAGAGATCGAACGGCTGCGCGGTGTCAGGGACGACTACTAACCTTGACTCTGACGAGCCGCAGCGACGAGCGGCCGCCATCCCCTTCACCGCAAGGCCAGTAGGAGCATCATGTCTGACGCCACCACGACCGAATACCAGCTCACCGGGCGCGACCGCACCGCTCTGAAGTTCGTGGGGGCGTCGCTGCAGATCGGCAGTCCCGAGTTCCGGCAGCGCTACGAGACCATCGTCGACGAGCTCTACCGCCACCACTTCGTCGACCCCACGGCGCGCCCCGCCTACGAGCCGCCAGTCGTCGTTCCGGTCGAAGAGGTCGAGACCGAAGACCCGCTGGAGATCATCCGCGAGCAGTTGGGCCTCGTCTTCGACGACCGCCGGGCCCGCGACACGGCGAGAACGGATGCCGAGACCCGGCTCGCCGCCACGGAGGCGCAGCTCGCCGAGATGACGGCACGCTACGAGGACACGCAGGCGCGGCTGGATGCGACGGCCGCGACGCTCGCAACCCGCGAGAACGAGTTGGCCGCCCTGCACCAGCAGTACGCGGTGGACACGGCGGCGCTGCAGCAGCAGCTGTCCGACGAGGCAGCACGTCACGGCGCCCAGCTGGCCGACGAGACGGGCCGGCTGCAGGCCGACCTGGCCGCGACGACCGCGCGCCTCACCGAGGAGCAGCAGACCTCCACCGCCGGCTACGAAGCGCAGATCGCCGGGCTGCTCGCCGCTCACGCGACGCAGCTCGAAGAGTTGCACGCGGCGCACACCACCCAGGTGGCGCAGCTCACCGGCTCGCACGACTCCCAGGTGTCGCAATTGACCGACGCCCACGCCGCCCAGCTCGAAGAACTGCAGCTGGCGCACGACACCGAGACCCGGCAGCTGCGTGCCGGACACGCCTCCGAGTCGGAGGAACTGCGGTTGCACGACGAGCAGTTGCGCGCGGCGCACGCCGCCCAGCTCGAGGAGCTCGTCGCCCAGCACAGCGCAGAGACCGCACAGCTTCGAGAGCAGTCGGCGGCGGCGCTCACGGAGCTGCGGGCCGAGCACGCGGCCGAGACCGAGCGGTTGCGCGCCGAGGCCGCTGCGGCCGCCGAGCAGGCGCGCGGCGACCACGAGGCGACGGCGGCGGAGCTGCAGCGCACCCGCGCCGAAGCCGCTGCCGAGACCGAGCGCGTGCGGGCCGAAGCCGACGCTGAGGCCGAGCGGATGCGTGCGGCTGCCGCCGCGGCCGCTGCCCTGCTCGCCTCCGAGCACACGGCGGAGACCGAGCGGTTGCGCGCCGAAGCCGCCGACGAGGCCGAACGACTCCGCGCCGAAACCGAATCCGCCCGCGCCGAAGCCGAAGAGCTGCGCGCCAGCCACGCCGCGGAGTCGGAGGGGCTGCGGGGCGAGGCGACGGCGGAGGCAGAACGGCTGCGCGCCGAGGCGGAAGCCGACGCCGACGCTGCGCGCGCCGAGGCGGAGGCCGAGACCGAGCGCATCCGCGCCGAAGCGCAGGCCGAGGTGGAGACCGCCCGCGTCGAAGCCGAAGCAGCCCGCGCCGAAGCGGAAGCCGAGACCGAGCGCGTGAGGGCCGAGAACGCCGCGGCGCTCGACCGGCTCACGGCGGAGGCCGAGCAGCTCCGCGCCGAGCACGCTGCCACCCTCGCGGGGCTGTCGGCCCAGGGTGAGGGCGCCGAGGCGCAGGCCGCCCAGACCGCCGCCGACCTCGACGAGGCCCGTGCCCGCATCACCGTACTGGAGAGCGAACTCGCCGCCGCTCGCGACGAGACCGAGGCGGCCCAGGCGGCCGTCTTCGCCGACGAGAGCCCGTCTGAGGCCGACGCCGCCGCCCTCGACGAAGCGCTCGCTCGCGTCGGCGAGCTGGAGGAGCAGCTGGCCGAGGCACAGGCCACGGCCGAGG
It encodes the following:
- a CDS encoding RNA-binding S4 domain-containing protein, with product MVSEGSVRVDSWLWAVRVYKTRSAATAACRAGHVRLNGERVKAAQNVRVGDEVRARISGFDRILTVRALAVKRGSAAVAATCFTDLTPPPPPRESVAFVPVRDRGTGRPTKRDRREIERLRGVRDDY